Proteins from a single region of Candidatus Methanosuratincola sp.:
- a CDS encoding NusA-like transcription termination signal-binding factor gives MRLTADEMRYIALLENLTGAIAKDCIVDDAENRIIFVIRPGDMGLAIGKSGSNIERTRKVIGRSVEIVEYAETPEEYLKNILSPAKVRGVRITKNSEGQTVAHVTVDPRDKGMAIGKNGRNINKTRVLMKRHFDIENVNIV, from the coding sequence ATAAGGCTCACCGCTGACGAGATGCGGTACATCGCACTCTTGGAAAACCTCACAGGGGCTATCGCCAAGGACTGCATCGTAGATGACGCGGAGAACCGGATAATCTTCGTGATAAGGCCGGGCGACATGGGGCTCGCGATCGGCAAGAGCGGCTCGAACATTGAGAGGACGAGGAAGGTCATCGGAAGGTCTGTGGAGATAGTCGAGTATGCCGAGACCCCGGAGGAGTACCTGAAGAACATACTCTCCCCGGCCAAGGTCAGGGGCGTCCGGATAACGAAGAACTCCGAGGGCCAGACCGTCGCCCACGTCACAGTCGACCCTAGGGACAAGGGGATGGCGATCGGCAAGAACGGGAGGAACATCAACAAGACCAGGGTCCTCATGAAGCGCCACTTCGACATAGAAAATGTGAACATCGTCTGA
- the dps gene encoding DNA protection during starvation protein, whose protein sequence is MSYTKNVGREMVEKAGLDVDLLIQKLKRAAAAEFTTYYYYTLLRMHCTGLEGEAIKEVVEDARLEDRLHFETLVPRIYELGGELYKDLRELHEDAACSAAYLPDNPNDIKAILKVLLEAERCAVRVYTEICEMTHGKDPRTYDISLAILHEEVEHEAWFQELLEGRPSGHFRRRTPGEGPYTQKFRHIE, encoded by the coding sequence TTGTCGTATACAAAAAACGTTGGAAGGGAGATGGTCGAGAAGGCTGGCTTGGACGTGGACCTACTGATACAGAAGCTAAAGAGGGCGGCGGCCGCTGAGTTCACAACTTACTACTATTACACTCTGTTGCGTATGCACTGCACTGGGCTGGAAGGAGAGGCAATAAAGGAGGTTGTGGAAGACGCAAGGCTAGAGGACAGGCTCCATTTCGAGACCCTAGTGCCCAGGATCTATGAGCTGGGAGGAGAACTTTACAAGGATCTTAGGGAACTGCACGAGGACGCAGCATGTTCTGCGGCATACCTTCCCGATAATCCGAATGACATAAAGGCGATTCTAAAAGTACTGCTTGAGGCAGAGAGGTGTGCCGTGAGGGTCTACACGGAAATCTGCGAGATGACCCACGGCAAGGACCCCAGGACATACGACATATCGCTTGCGATCCTGCACGAGGAAGTGGAACACGAGGCCTGGTTCCAAGAGCTCCTCGAAGGCAGGCCGTCAGGTCATTTCAGGCGCAGGACTCCAGGGGAAGGGCCCTATACCCAGAAATTCAGGCACATAGAATAG
- a CDS encoding 50S ribosomal protein L30e: protein MDIVKELKTAIKTGKVETGYRVALKLASKKKVKAIVLASNAPEEVSSKVRAVAGDEIPVHYFPGSSWDLGGLCGKPFPVSAVSVIEPGESMILKPEGE, encoded by the coding sequence ATGGACATAGTCAAGGAATTGAAGACAGCCATAAAAACCGGGAAAGTCGAGACTGGCTACAGGGTAGCGCTCAAACTCGCATCAAAGAAGAAGGTCAAGGCGATCGTCTTGGCATCGAACGCCCCAGAGGAAGTCTCCTCAAAGGTGAGGGCGGTTGCAGGCGATGAGATCCCAGTCCACTACTTCCCGGGGTCGAGCTGGGACCTGGGCGGTCTCTGCGGAAAGCCCTTCCCCGTCTCCGCCGTAAGCGTCATAGAGCCAGGGGAATCCATGATCCTGAAGCCGGAGGGGGAATGA
- the rpsJ gene encoding 30S ribosomal protein S10, giving the protein MPQKARIMLSSTDYIKLEDVCSQIRKIAEKTGVKIAGPVPLPTKRLLVPTMKSPCGEGTKTWDKWEMRIHKRLIDVDADDRTMRQMMRIQVPDDVFIEIELV; this is encoded by the coding sequence ATGCCACAAAAAGCGAGAATAATGCTCAGCAGCACCGACTACATCAAGTTGGAGGACGTCTGCTCCCAGATCAGGAAGATCGCCGAGAAAACCGGCGTGAAGATCGCAGGGCCAGTCCCGTTGCCGACCAAGAGGCTACTAGTCCCTACGATGAAGTCGCCGTGCGGCGAGGGCACTAAGACGTGGGACAAATGGGAGATGCGGATCCACAAGCGCCTGATCGACGTCGATGCTGACGACAGGACGATGCGGCAGATGATGCGCATCCAGGTTCCCGACGATGTTTTCATCGAGATTGAGCTCGTTTAA
- a CDS encoding 30S ribosomal protein S12: MAGSKSPKGLLAGRKMAEKRKSFRWSLRQYKRRALRLDVKADPLEGAPQARGIVLEKVGVESRQPNSAVRKCVRIQLIKNGKQITAFLPGDGALNFVDEHDEVIVEGIGGPMGGSLGDLPGVRWKVVKINGVSLQALMTGKKQKPVR, translated from the coding sequence ATGGCAGGTTCAAAGTCACCAAAGGGCCTCCTCGCGGGTAGGAAGATGGCCGAGAAGCGGAAGAGCTTCCGCTGGAGCCTGAGGCAGTACAAGCGGAGGGCTCTGAGACTCGACGTCAAGGCAGACCCGCTTGAGGGCGCCCCGCAGGCTAGGGGGATCGTCCTCGAGAAGGTAGGGGTCGAGAGCAGGCAGCCCAACAGCGCAGTGAGGAAGTGCGTGAGGATTCAGCTCATAAAGAACGGTAAGCAGATTACCGCCTTCCTCCCCGGAGACGGCGCCCTCAACTTTGTCGACGAGCACGACGAGGTCATCGTCGAGGGGATCGGGGGTCCTATGGGAGGATCGCTGGGAGACCTGCCCGGCGTCAGATGGAAGGTAGTCAAGATCAACGGGGTCTCGCTGCAGGCCCTGATGACCGGAAAGAAGCAGAAGCCGGTAAGGTGA
- the tuf gene encoding translation elongation factor EF-1 subunit alpha produces the protein MSSQKKEHLNLLVMGHVDNGKSTLVGHLLFLAGGLDDRTLAALEEEAKKTGKEFAKFAWLGDKLKEERERDMTIDLSFWRFETPKYFFTIIDAPGHRDFVKNMITGASQADAAILVISAKKGEYEAGMGPGGQTREHAFLAKTLGVNQIVVAVNKMDDQTVNYDQARFNEVKDGVLKFLKMIGYDTSKVLTIPISGWKGDNIIKQSKNTPWYTGPTLFEALDTFVPPEKPIDKPLRIPIQDVYTITGVGTVPVGRVETGVLKKNTTVVFMPANKSGEVKDIETHHTKIDQAIPGDNIGFNVKGIGKTDVHRGDVCGDAAKPPTVAETFKGRIFVLYHPTAIAAGYTPVLHVHTATVATTFLELEKKIDPKTGAVIEEKPTFLKQGDSAIVTFKPTKPLVIEKYNELPPLGRFALRDMGRTVAAGVVLEVKPATLGK, from the coding sequence ATGTCATCCCAGAAAAAGGAACACCTGAATCTGCTTGTCATGGGACACGTAGACAACGGAAAGAGCACTCTAGTGGGACACCTGTTGTTCTTGGCAGGCGGCCTTGATGATCGAACCCTGGCCGCCCTGGAGGAAGAAGCGAAGAAGACTGGGAAGGAGTTCGCAAAGTTCGCTTGGTTGGGTGACAAGCTGAAGGAAGAGAGAGAAAGAGACATGACTATCGATCTCTCCTTCTGGAGGTTTGAGACCCCCAAGTACTTCTTCACAATCATTGACGCGCCTGGACACAGGGACTTCGTCAAGAACATGATCACAGGTGCCTCGCAGGCTGACGCAGCAATCCTGGTGATCTCTGCGAAGAAGGGCGAATACGAGGCCGGAATGGGACCTGGCGGTCAGACCAGGGAGCATGCCTTCTTGGCCAAGACCCTAGGGGTCAATCAGATAGTCGTTGCAGTCAACAAGATGGACGACCAGACCGTGAACTACGACCAGGCAAGATTCAACGAGGTAAAGGACGGGGTTCTCAAGTTCTTGAAGATGATCGGGTACGACACGTCAAAGGTCTTGACGATCCCGATCTCCGGTTGGAAGGGCGACAACATAATCAAGCAGAGCAAGAACACTCCGTGGTACACTGGCCCGACGCTCTTCGAAGCGCTGGACACATTTGTGCCGCCTGAGAAGCCTATTGACAAGCCGCTCAGGATACCGATCCAGGACGTGTACACGATCACTGGCGTCGGGACCGTCCCTGTCGGCAGGGTCGAGACTGGGGTCCTCAAGAAGAACACCACAGTGGTCTTCATGCCTGCTAACAAGTCTGGAGAGGTCAAGGACATCGAGACCCACCACACCAAGATAGACCAGGCTATCCCGGGCGATAACATTGGATTCAACGTCAAGGGCATAGGCAAGACGGATGTCCACAGGGGCGATGTGTGCGGTGACGCCGCGAAGCCGCCTACCGTTGCCGAGACCTTCAAGGGAAGGATCTTCGTGCTCTACCACCCGACAGCCATCGCCGCAGGCTACACCCCGGTGCTCCATGTACACACAGCTACAGTCGCCACGACGTTCCTTGAGCTCGAGAAGAAGATCGACCCCAAGACCGGCGCAGTCATCGAGGAGAAGCCGACCTTCCTGAAGCAGGGCGACAGCGCAATCGTCACCTTCAAGCCAACCAAGCCACTGGTCATAGAGAAGTACAACGAGCTACCGCCGCTCGGCAGGTTCGCGCTCAGGGATATGGGCAGGACCGTGGCCGCGGGTGTCGTGCTCGAAGTCAAGCCAGCGACGCTTGGCAAATAA
- a CDS encoding ZIP family metal transporter yields the protein MDDSTLILGWAASLVAGLATGLGALVILVQNKFTDRSQDVMMGFAGGVMLSAAGFSLMVPAVERGGHVLATIGIAIGALVLHLLDRTVPHLHPQSGLEGKASRLPKVWLMFLAMSIHNIPEGLAVGLGFGGDGLNTGMITATAIGIQNIPEGLVVALPFFVGGASKWRAIGLATLTGLIEPMASLPGLFLTAALPSVLPLGLAFAGGAMLFVVSDEMIPESHRKGFEREATLGFVGGFLAMMLIEGMFT from the coding sequence ATGGACGATTCAACCCTAATTTTGGGTTGGGCTGCCAGTTTAGTCGCAGGTCTAGCGACCGGACTTGGGGCTTTGGTAATACTTGTGCAGAACAAGTTCACGGACCGCAGCCAAGACGTGATGATGGGATTCGCAGGAGGGGTGATGCTCTCGGCTGCTGGGTTCAGCCTGATGGTGCCAGCTGTGGAAAGAGGGGGGCACGTTTTGGCAACGATAGGCATTGCAATTGGGGCACTTGTTTTGCACCTCTTAGACAGGACTGTGCCCCACCTCCATCCCCAATCTGGTCTTGAGGGCAAGGCCTCTCGACTGCCTAAGGTCTGGCTCATGTTCCTGGCGATGAGCATCCACAACATACCTGAGGGCCTGGCTGTGGGACTGGGCTTCGGAGGCGACGGGTTGAACACAGGGATGATAACCGCAACGGCGATAGGGATCCAGAACATCCCTGAGGGGCTCGTCGTGGCGCTCCCGTTTTTTGTCGGAGGGGCATCTAAATGGAGAGCCATCGGCTTGGCTACATTGACAGGATTGATAGAACCTATGGCTAGCCTTCCAGGGTTATTCTTGACTGCTGCGCTCCCGTCGGTCTTGCCGCTCGGTTTGGCTTTTGCAGGAGGGGCGATGCTTTTCGTCGTGAGCGATGAGATGATACCAGAGAGCCACAGAAAGGGGTTCGAGAGAGAGGCGACGCTGGGTTTTGTGGGAGGTTTTTTGGCAATGATGCTCATAGAAGGGATGTTTACGTGA
- a CDS encoding Rieske (2Fe-2S) protein, with translation MKKTRVCSLNEVPDGGVKLFRAGERDLLVYRRGKGALAYDNRCPHMGFSLYLGEQKENKLRCGFHGEVFDLESGEPEGKVVKKPLVKIPVVLEEEAGGLGVYIIE, from the coding sequence ATGAAAAAAACGAGGGTATGCTCATTGAACGAGGTCCCCGACGGAGGAGTGAAGCTCTTTAGAGCGGGTGAGCGTGATCTTCTCGTCTACAGGCGCGGAAAAGGGGCGCTTGCATACGACAACCGATGCCCGCACATGGGCTTCTCCCTCTACCTTGGGGAACAGAAGGAAAACAAGCTGAGGTGTGGATTCCACGGCGAGGTCTTTGATCTCGAAAGCGGAGAGCCCGAGGGGAAGGTGGTGAAAAAACCTTTGGTAAAGATACCTGTAGTTTTGGAGGAAGAGGCGGGAGGGCTTGGGGTCTACATTATAGAATAG
- the rpoA2 gene encoding DNA-directed RNA polymerase subunit A'', which translates to MAEKPSEDSREEATATGPETKTKKETGAKAKAKPKSGAKKPKKAQEKEVKNREGGEPVKDLQAEAEKAQPPEQACPAKTGNDGILDSLLSKYSLPENLVAQLKEKTSGLNLTPEQLTRIVEEINSAYIKALIEPGEAAGTVAAQSVGEPGTQMTLRTFHYAGVRELNVTLGLPRLIEIVDARRVPSTPTMTIYLDEEHRGSLEKAKEVVARIERIAVENVAKSIEYDMINSSFIVEIDTEVAEDKGLDLDFIAKSIEKLKVGRVSVEGNSIIISPETTAPEKIKRLRERILDLRLKGIKGIKRVVIQKEDNEYVLHTDGSNLAQVLGVKGIDTTRIYTNNISEIAEVLGIEAARNAIIREAYQVLDQQGLDVDVRHVILVADLMTSTGKIRQIGRHGVSGEKSSVLARAAFEVTVKHLLDAAAHGEEDALEGVTENVIVGQPVPLGTGIVELFMRFSKEGS; encoded by the coding sequence ATGGCAGAGAAACCATCTGAAGACTCAAGGGAGGAAGCGACAGCTACAGGACCGGAGACAAAAACAAAGAAAGAGACCGGGGCTAAAGCAAAGGCAAAGCCCAAATCCGGGGCGAAGAAGCCCAAAAAAGCGCAGGAGAAGGAGGTCAAAAACAGGGAGGGGGGAGAGCCGGTCAAAGACCTGCAGGCTGAGGCAGAAAAGGCCCAGCCCCCTGAGCAGGCATGCCCAGCGAAGACCGGCAACGACGGGATCCTGGACAGCCTGCTTTCGAAGTACTCCCTCCCGGAGAACCTCGTGGCACAGCTGAAGGAGAAGACCTCTGGCCTGAACCTGACTCCAGAACAGCTAACGAGAATCGTTGAAGAGATCAACAGTGCCTACATAAAGGCCCTCATAGAACCAGGCGAGGCCGCGGGCACGGTCGCAGCCCAGTCCGTAGGCGAGCCGGGCACACAGATGACGCTGAGGACGTTTCACTACGCAGGCGTCAGGGAGCTGAACGTGACCCTCGGCCTCCCCCGCCTCATAGAGATTGTCGATGCAAGGCGTGTGCCTTCCACCCCCACGATGACCATTTACCTTGACGAGGAGCACCGTGGTAGCCTCGAGAAGGCCAAGGAGGTCGTGGCGCGGATCGAGAGGATTGCCGTCGAGAACGTCGCGAAGAGCATCGAATACGACATGATCAACTCCTCTTTCATAGTCGAGATAGACACTGAGGTTGCAGAGGACAAAGGGCTTGACCTCGACTTCATAGCCAAGTCGATAGAGAAGCTGAAGGTCGGGAGGGTCTCGGTCGAGGGCAACAGCATAATCATAAGCCCGGAGACCACGGCACCAGAGAAGATCAAGCGCCTCCGTGAGCGGATCCTTGACCTCAGGCTGAAGGGGATTAAGGGGATCAAGAGGGTCGTGATCCAGAAAGAGGACAACGAGTATGTCCTCCATACCGACGGTTCAAACCTCGCGCAGGTCCTCGGCGTGAAGGGCATAGACACCACAAGGATCTACACGAACAACATCTCCGAGATCGCAGAGGTCCTTGGCATCGAGGCTGCAAGGAACGCAATAATCAGAGAGGCGTACCAGGTTCTCGACCAGCAGGGCCTTGACGTGGACGTCCGCCACGTGATCCTGGTCGCCGACCTGATGACCTCGACCGGGAAGATCAGGCAGATAGGCAGGCACGGGGTCAGCGGTGAGAAGTCGAGCGTCCTTGCCAGGGCAGCATTCGAGGTCACCGTAAAGCATTTATTGGATGCGGCTGCACATGGAGAAGAAGACGCACTGGAGGGAGTGACAGAAAACGTTATAGTCGGCCAGCCAGTACCTTTAGGTACAGGCATAGTCGAACTGTTTATGCGCTTCTCAAAAGAGGGTTCATGA
- a CDS encoding DNA-directed RNA polymerase subunit A': MSFYELIKSIKSIKFGVLSPEEIRKMSVVNIVTADTYDEDGIPIESGLMDRRLGTIEPGQKCQTCGNRVGQCPGHFGHIELARPVVNPGFAKLVYNLLKSTCWNCGRILLTKEDVEKYTILMEKYQRKWPQLRLRLAERVIRRASKNTECPHCGEAQYKLKFEKPTTYYEEHKEGTVKLAPNEIRSRLERITDSDVKLMGLDPRIARPEWMVLTVLPVPPSAVRPSITLESGIRSEDDLTHKLVDIIRINERLKDNVDAGAPQLIIEDLWELLQYHVTTYFDNETSGIPPARHRSGRPLRTLAQRLKGKEGRFRSNLSGKRVDFSARTVISPDPIISINEVGVPTDVAKLLTIPERINPYNIEQAKRLIENGPDVHPGANYIIRPDGRRIDLRFPKDRKAIADAVEIGYIVERHLKDGDIVLFNRQPSLHRMSIMAHKVRVLPYKTFRLNLCVCPPYNADFDGDEMNLHVPQSEEARAEAEVLMLVQEQILSPRYGGPIMGGIQDYISGAYMLTRKETLLTREEASQLLARAGYKGELPPPEVTSPKELWTGKQLASLFFPLGFNYSLKSNVCLKCPTCKKEDCENDAYVVIRDGKLIKGVIDKKSIGAGQPESVLHRLIKDYGTDAGREYIDKAFKLFLAYIDSRGLTIGLDDEELPAEAKRKVLEAIRQAEAKISELIDIYNQGLLERLAGRTLEETLETKIMQELEEARELAGEIASQYLKESNTALLMARTGARGSLMNLAHMVACVGQQSVRGERIMRGYMNRTLPHFKPGDLGAEAHGFVYSSYKDKLNPIEFFFHAMGGREGLVDTAVRTSQSGYMQRRLINALQDVRVEYDLTVRGTDGSIIQFRYGEDGVDPAKSDHGKAVNVEKIIERVVRAGGS, from the coding sequence ATGTCATTCTACGAGCTGATCAAGTCGATAAAATCGATAAAGTTCGGGGTCCTGTCTCCGGAAGAGATAAGGAAGATGTCGGTCGTAAACATCGTCACTGCCGACACCTACGACGAGGACGGGATACCGATCGAGTCCGGTCTCATGGACAGGAGGCTCGGCACGATCGAGCCGGGTCAGAAGTGCCAGACCTGCGGGAACAGGGTCGGGCAGTGCCCGGGGCACTTCGGGCACATAGAGCTCGCCCGCCCCGTGGTCAACCCGGGCTTCGCAAAGCTCGTCTACAACCTTCTCAAGTCAACCTGCTGGAACTGCGGCAGGATACTCCTCACTAAGGAGGACGTCGAGAAGTACACCATCCTGATGGAGAAGTACCAGCGGAAGTGGCCGCAGCTCAGGCTCAGGCTCGCCGAGAGGGTGATCCGCAGGGCGTCAAAGAACACCGAGTGCCCCCACTGCGGTGAGGCCCAGTACAAGCTAAAGTTCGAGAAGCCGACGACCTACTACGAGGAGCACAAGGAGGGAACCGTGAAGCTCGCCCCCAACGAGATCAGGTCCAGGCTCGAGCGGATTACCGACTCGGACGTGAAGCTGATGGGGCTCGACCCCCGTATCGCCAGGCCAGAGTGGATGGTTCTGACAGTCTTGCCCGTCCCTCCTTCGGCAGTCCGCCCGTCCATCACGCTCGAGTCCGGCATCAGGTCAGAGGACGACCTGACGCACAAGCTTGTCGACATCATAAGGATCAACGAGCGCCTCAAGGACAACGTCGATGCAGGCGCGCCGCAGCTCATCATCGAGGACCTGTGGGAGCTGCTGCAGTACCACGTGACGACCTACTTCGACAACGAGACCTCTGGGATCCCGCCCGCGCGCCACAGGTCAGGAAGGCCGCTGAGGACTCTGGCGCAGAGGCTCAAGGGCAAGGAGGGGAGGTTCAGGTCGAACCTCTCGGGCAAGCGCGTCGACTTCTCCGCCAGGACCGTCATCTCACCGGACCCGATAATCAGCATCAACGAGGTGGGCGTTCCTACGGATGTCGCCAAGCTTCTGACCATACCCGAGCGGATAAACCCTTACAACATCGAGCAGGCGAAGCGCCTCATCGAGAACGGTCCGGACGTCCACCCGGGCGCGAACTACATCATCAGGCCGGACGGCAGGAGGATCGATCTCAGGTTCCCGAAGGACAGGAAGGCGATAGCCGATGCGGTAGAGATCGGCTACATCGTCGAGCGCCACCTGAAAGACGGCGACATAGTCCTCTTCAACAGGCAGCCCTCGCTCCACAGGATGTCCATAATGGCGCACAAGGTGAGGGTCCTGCCGTACAAGACCTTCAGGCTGAACCTCTGCGTCTGCCCACCCTACAACGCCGACTTTGACGGGGACGAGATGAACCTCCACGTCCCTCAGAGCGAGGAGGCAAGGGCTGAGGCAGAAGTCCTGATGCTCGTCCAGGAGCAGATACTCTCCCCGAGGTACGGGGGGCCGATCATGGGCGGGATACAGGACTACATCTCGGGCGCTTACATGCTCACGAGGAAGGAGACGCTGCTGACCAGGGAAGAGGCATCGCAGCTCCTCGCGCGGGCAGGATACAAAGGCGAGCTCCCCCCGCCCGAAGTGACCTCGCCGAAGGAGCTCTGGACCGGAAAACAGCTGGCAAGCCTCTTCTTCCCGCTGGGGTTCAACTACTCGCTCAAGTCCAACGTCTGCCTAAAATGCCCGACCTGCAAGAAGGAGGATTGCGAGAACGACGCATACGTCGTGATAAGGGACGGGAAGCTCATAAAGGGAGTCATAGACAAGAAGTCGATCGGGGCAGGACAGCCCGAGAGCGTCCTCCACAGGCTGATCAAGGACTACGGCACCGACGCGGGCAGGGAGTACATAGACAAGGCATTCAAGCTCTTCCTCGCATACATTGACAGCCGCGGCCTGACGATCGGGCTCGACGACGAGGAGCTCCCGGCTGAGGCAAAGAGGAAGGTACTCGAGGCGATCAGGCAGGCAGAGGCGAAGATATCCGAGCTGATAGACATCTACAACCAGGGGCTACTGGAGCGGCTCGCCGGCAGGACGCTCGAGGAGACCCTCGAGACCAAGATCATGCAGGAGCTCGAGGAGGCCAGGGAGCTCGCGGGTGAGATCGCGAGCCAGTACCTGAAGGAGTCCAACACGGCACTTCTGATGGCGAGGACCGGTGCAAGGGGAAGCCTGATGAACCTTGCACACATGGTCGCATGTGTGGGGCAGCAGTCGGTCAGAGGGGAGAGGATCATGAGGGGATACATGAACAGGACGCTCCCTCACTTCAAGCCAGGCGACCTCGGGGCAGAGGCCCACGGCTTCGTCTACAGCAGCTACAAGGACAAGCTCAACCCGATCGAGTTCTTCTTCCACGCGATGGGTGGAAGGGAAGGCCTGGTCGACACAGCCGTCAGGACGAGCCAGAGCGGCTACATGCAGCGGAGGCTGATCAACGCCCTGCAGGACGTGCGCGTCGAGTACGATCTGACCGTGAGGGGCACGGACGGGTCGATCATCCAATTCAGGTACGGCGAGGACGGAGTAGACCCTGCTAAAAGCGACCACGGCAAGGCAGTCAACGTGGAGAAGATCATCGAGAGAGTCGTGAGGGCAGGAGGCAGCTGA
- the uvsE gene encoding UV DNA damage repair endonuclease UvsE, protein MKIGYPCINRVIGCRGDGTFRLRSYTEDRLIQTVASNLDCLERILVFNADKGLLFFRITSDLVPFASHPVCKFDWQSHFKSRFSKIGAFIRGKNMRISMHPDQFTLINSVDKPIFDQSVKELIYHADVLDLLGLDSDAKVQIHVGGVYGDRGSSIRRFIDRYSSLPEQVLRRLVLENDEKYPVGDCLRISRETGVPVLFDKFHHEMLNDGEGIRDSIVAASATWDASRDGLPMVDYSSQMAGERRGRHADSLDDDDFSSFLRLTMGCDFDVMLELKDKEASALRALRLAESDPRLVST, encoded by the coding sequence TTGAAGATCGGTTATCCGTGCATCAACCGTGTGATAGGCTGCAGGGGTGACGGGACGTTCAGGCTGAGATCATACACCGAAGATCGCCTGATCCAGACGGTCGCGTCGAACCTCGACTGCCTCGAGAGGATACTGGTCTTCAATGCCGATAAAGGGCTGCTCTTCTTCAGGATCACGTCCGACCTCGTCCCTTTTGCCTCACACCCCGTCTGCAAATTCGACTGGCAGTCCCATTTCAAGAGCCGCTTTTCAAAAATCGGCGCATTCATCCGTGGAAAAAATATGCGCATCTCAATGCACCCCGATCAGTTCACGCTCATCAACTCGGTTGACAAACCCATATTCGACCAGAGCGTCAAGGAACTGATCTACCACGCTGACGTCCTCGACCTCCTCGGTCTGGACTCTGATGCCAAGGTACAGATACACGTCGGCGGCGTTTACGGCGACAGGGGCAGCTCCATCCGGAGGTTCATAGACAGGTACTCCTCGCTGCCAGAACAGGTCTTGAGGAGGCTAGTGCTGGAAAACGACGAGAAATACCCCGTGGGGGACTGCCTCAGAATCAGCCGAGAGACCGGGGTCCCTGTGCTCTTTGACAAGTTCCACCACGAGATGTTGAACGACGGCGAAGGGATTCGCGACTCGATTGTGGCAGCGTCGGCGACTTGGGACGCCAGCAGGGACGGCCTCCCGATGGTCGACTACAGCTCGCAGATGGCCGGAGAGCGGCGTGGGAGGCACGCAGACTCGCTTGACGACGATGATTTCTCGAGCTTCCTCCGCCTGACGATGGGCTGCGACTTTGACGTGATGCTCGAACTGAAGGACAAGGAGGCAAGCGCACTCAGGGCGCTGCGCCTGGCCGAATCTGACCCCCGTCTTGTTTCTACCTGA
- a CDS encoding ferritin family protein: MNLEVLRMLSKIPFELKSINKEDLDREIIRIGIIAELDAINLYEQLAAMTENALLKKVLLDVALEEKVHVGEFQELLVRIDREQASSLDKGREEISEMGD, from the coding sequence GTGAATCTCGAGGTTTTGAGAATGCTCTCCAAAATACCTTTTGAGCTGAAGTCGATAAACAAAGAGGACCTTGACAGGGAGATAATCCGGATCGGGATCATCGCGGAGCTGGACGCGATAAACCTCTATGAGCAACTCGCGGCCATGACCGAGAACGCTCTCCTCAAAAAGGTCTTGTTGGACGTCGCCCTGGAAGAGAAGGTGCACGTGGGGGAGTTCCAGGAGCTCCTCGTCAGGATCGACAGGGAGCAGGCGTCCTCTCTCGACAAGGGGAGGGAAGAGATCTCCGAGATGGGCGACTGA
- a CDS encoding 30S ribosomal protein S7, whose product MSQTEIKVFNRWDLSNIEIRDLGLKSYLCLSPVIAPHSCGRHEHSRFGKAKVNIVERLVNRMMRPGKNGGKKILASSIVAAAFEIINLRTGQNPVQILVRAVENSAPREEVTRISYGGVSYPQSVDASPQRRVDLALRFITDAARNSSFGSNKPVEECLADELILAASGDSKSYAVQKREEIERIAISAR is encoded by the coding sequence ATGTCTCAGACAGAAATCAAGGTATTCAACAGATGGGATCTCTCGAACATCGAGATCAGGGACCTCGGACTCAAGTCCTACTTGTGCCTGAGCCCTGTCATCGCGCCCCACTCATGCGGGAGGCACGAGCACAGCAGGTTCGGGAAGGCAAAGGTAAACATCGTCGAGAGGCTCGTGAACAGGATGATGCGCCCTGGTAAGAACGGAGGCAAGAAGATCCTTGCATCCAGCATCGTGGCGGCGGCCTTCGAGATAATAAACCTGAGGACTGGGCAGAACCCTGTGCAGATCCTCGTGAGGGCAGTGGAGAACTCCGCCCCAAGGGAGGAGGTCACGAGGATCAGCTACGGGGGAGTCTCTTACCCACAGTCGGTCGATGCGTCCCCACAGAGGAGGGTCGACCTCGCGCTCAGGTTCATCACCGACGCTGCAAGGAACTCCTCCTTCGGGAGCAACAAGCCCGTTGAAGAGTGCCTGGCAGACGAGCTGATCCTTGCCGCATCAGGGGACTCGAAGAGCTACGCGGTGCAGAAGCGCGAAGAGATCGAGCGGATAGCCATATCCGCGAGGTAA